In a genomic window of Nyctibius grandis isolate bNycGra1 chromosome 4, bNycGra1.pri, whole genome shotgun sequence:
- the INAFM2 gene encoding putative transmembrane protein INAFM2, with protein sequence MKEKEAGAERGKPATYTGDKKARMAAKTNKKWVRLATVLAYVLSVSLAAIVLAVYYSLIWQPVRGGGGSGSSGPAAATSQPRAAPPPGPAASQPPAGPTQEAPPAPPRTGPDPGLADTHRPDASPPPPPPGAEAGAAALRRLRGSP encoded by the coding sequence ATGAAGGAGAAGGAGgcgggggcggagcggggcAAGCCCGCCACTTACACCGGGGACAAGAAGGCGCGCATGGCGGCCAAGACCAACAAGAAGTGGGTGCGCCTGGCCACCGTGCTGGCCTACGTCCTCTCCGTCTCGCTGGCCGCCATCGTCCTCGCCGTCTACTACAGCCTCATCTGGCAGCCggtgcgcggcggcggcggctccggctcctccggccccgccgccgccacctcgcagccccgcgccgcgccgccgccgggccctgcagccagccagccgCCCGCCGGACCCACGCAGGAGGCTCCGCCGGCGCCGCCGCGGACGGGCCCCGACCCCGGCCTCGCCGACACGCACCGCCCGGAcgcgtcgccgccgccgccgccgcccggggccGAAGCGGGCGCCGCCGCGCTGCGCCGGCTGCGCGGGAGCCCCTGA